Proteins encoded by one window of Microbaculum marinisediminis:
- a CDS encoding DNA-packaging protein — translation MPKTKPLTDDKPAPVPVEPVNLGGRPSKYDSGFCARVLDLGKDGKSKIQIAASLGVNRQTLDNWSDRYPEFAAALSDAIELSQAWWEDRGQEGITSREFNANAYRLQMMNRFGWQEKQASDNTHRGDAFVDIWTAISSGSIKSATGKAG, via the coding sequence ATGCCCAAGACAAAGCCGCTCACTGACGACAAGCCCGCCCCGGTTCCCGTCGAGCCCGTCAACCTTGGTGGTCGCCCCTCGAAATATGATTCGGGCTTCTGTGCCCGCGTCCTGGATCTCGGGAAGGACGGCAAGAGCAAGATCCAGATTGCCGCCTCGCTCGGTGTGAACAGGCAGACCCTCGACAACTGGTCGGATAGATACCCGGAATTCGCCGCTGCCCTGTCGGACGCTATCGAGCTATCGCAAGCGTGGTGGGAGGACAGAGGGCAAGAGGGAATCACCAGCCGGGAATTCAACGCGAACGCCTATCGGCTTCAAATGATGAACCGGTTCGGCTGGCAGGAAAAGCAGGCCAGCGACAATACGCACAGGGGCGATGCGTTCGTTGACATATGGACCGCCATTTCCAGCGGTTCCATCAAATCCGCCACCGGAAAAGCCGGATAG
- a CDS encoding glutathione S-transferase N-terminal domain-containing protein has product MPKPIDLYYWPTPNGWKITIFLEEAGLPYDVKYVNIGKGEQFEPAFLAISPNNRMPAIVDPDGPGGEPISVFESGAILQYLGRKTGKFYPTDERARVEVEEWLMWQMGGLGPMLGQNHHFRNYAPEKIPYAIDRYVNEADRLYGVLDKRLEGRDFVAGDYSIADMAIVSWTRGYERQGIDIAKFQNVKRWLDNVLARPAVQRAMAVGEEKRTNLADDKEAQKVLFGQRAR; this is encoded by the coding sequence ATGCCGAAGCCGATCGACCTCTATTACTGGCCCACGCCGAACGGTTGGAAGATCACCATCTTCCTGGAGGAAGCCGGACTTCCCTACGACGTGAAGTACGTCAATATCGGCAAGGGCGAGCAGTTCGAGCCGGCCTTCCTGGCAATCTCTCCGAACAACCGCATGCCGGCGATCGTCGATCCCGACGGACCGGGCGGCGAACCGATCTCGGTGTTCGAGTCGGGCGCGATCCTGCAGTATCTCGGCCGCAAGACGGGCAAGTTCTACCCCACCGACGAGCGCGCCCGCGTCGAGGTCGAGGAATGGCTGATGTGGCAGATGGGCGGTCTCGGGCCGATGCTCGGCCAGAACCATCACTTCCGCAACTACGCGCCGGAGAAGATCCCGTACGCGATCGACCGCTACGTGAACGAGGCGGACCGGCTCTACGGCGTCCTCGACAAGCGGCTCGAGGGGCGCGACTTCGTCGCCGGCGACTATTCGATCGCCGACATGGCCATCGTCTCGTGGACCCGCGGCTACGAGCGCCAGGGCATCGACATCGCGAAGTTTCAGAACGTGAAGCGCTGGCTCGACAATGTCCTGGCCCGCCCTGCGGTACAGCGCGCCATGGCGGTCGGTGAGGAAAAGCGCACCAATCTGGCCGACGACAAGGAGGCCCAGAAGGTGCTGTTCGGCCAGCGCGCGCGCTAG
- a CDS encoding GNAT family N-acetyltransferase, translated as MIFVRTAAASDLPRVRALLVETWHATYDGIYGAERVAAITDDWHSLSSLRQRLDMPNAEFVVADDGREIAGMAFARSEAGGKRVMLHQLYIRPAYQGQGIGSQLLAEIVDSFPDADILRLEVESANDKAVAFYKARGFVVVDRTDDCGEDRSGIPALVLERTLI; from the coding sequence GTGATTTTCGTCCGCACGGCCGCAGCCTCCGACCTGCCCCGGGTCCGGGCGTTGCTGGTGGAGACGTGGCACGCGACCTATGACGGCATCTACGGCGCCGAAAGGGTCGCCGCCATAACCGACGACTGGCATTCGCTGTCGTCTCTGCGGCAGCGGCTCGATATGCCGAACGCGGAATTCGTCGTCGCCGATGACGGACGCGAAATCGCCGGCATGGCCTTCGCGCGATCCGAAGCCGGCGGCAAGCGGGTGATGCTCCACCAGCTCTATATTCGCCCGGCATACCAAGGGCAGGGGATCGGCAGCCAGTTGCTCGCCGAGATCGTCGACAGCTTTCCGGACGCCGACATCCTGCGGCTCGAAGTGGAATCGGCAAACGACAAGGCGGTCGCCTTCTACAAGGCGCGCGGCTTCGTGGTCGTCGACCGGACCGACGACTGCGGCGAGGATCGATCCGGTATTCCCGCGTTGGTCCTGGAACGCACCCTGATCTGA
- a CDS encoding NnrU family protein produces MFVLIAGLAIFLIGHSAKIVAPRWREGVIARYGDNAWKGVYSLVALVGFVLIVWGYGLARQDPIVLYSPPVWTRHLALVLMMPVFVMLAAAYIPGRIKTTLKHPMLAAVKLWAVAHLLANGTLADVLLFGSFLAWAVCDRISLKRRPEVPQITGLSPAPANDVVALVIGATVYVVFLVFLHEWLFGVSPLG; encoded by the coding sequence ATGTTCGTTCTCATCGCCGGTCTTGCCATCTTTCTCATCGGACACTCGGCCAAGATCGTGGCGCCTCGGTGGCGCGAGGGCGTGATCGCCCGCTACGGCGACAACGCCTGGAAGGGTGTCTATTCGCTGGTCGCGCTCGTTGGCTTCGTGCTGATCGTCTGGGGCTACGGGCTCGCCCGGCAGGACCCGATCGTGCTGTATTCGCCGCCGGTCTGGACCCGCCACCTCGCACTGGTGCTGATGATGCCGGTCTTCGTCATGCTGGCCGCCGCCTATATCCCCGGCCGCATTAAGACGACGCTGAAGCATCCGATGCTCGCCGCGGTGAAGCTGTGGGCGGTGGCGCACCTGCTCGCCAACGGCACGCTCGCCGACGTGCTCCTGTTCGGTTCGTTCCTGGCCTGGGCGGTCTGCGACCGCATCTCGCTCAAGCGCCGCCCCGAAGTACCGCAGATCACCGGCTTGTCGCCGGCACCGGCCAACGACGTCGTCGCGCTCGTCATCGGCGCGACGGTCTATGTCGTGTTCCTGGTGTTCCTGCACGAATGGCTGTTCGGCGTCTCGCCGCTTGGGTGA
- the gatB gene encoding Asp-tRNA(Asn)/Glu-tRNA(Gln) amidotransferase subunit GatB, with translation MNEAVRDVAKSKLIEGATGAWEVVIGMEIHAQISSNSKLFSGASTEFGGDPNSHVSLVDAAMPGMLPVINAFCVEQAVRTGLGLKAAINLKSVFDRKNYFYPDLPQGYQISQYKHPVVGEGTVLVDLPDGEQITVGIERIHMEQDAGKSLHDQHPSKSYVDLNRSGVALMEIVSRPDIRSSEEARAFVTKLRSILRYLGTCDGNMEEGSLRADVNVSVRKPGAPLGTRCEIKNVNSIRFIGQAIEYEARRQIDILEDGGLIDQETRLFDPKNGETRSMRSKEEAHDYRYFPDPDLLPLELTQAWVDEIAAGLPELPDDKKARLIADFGLTPYDAGILVAERETADFFEKVAAGRDAKLAANWVINDLLGGLNKAGKSIEESPVSADQLGAIIDLIGEKVISGKIAKDLFEIVMAEGGDPRTIVEERGMKQVTDTGAIEKAVDEVIAANPDKAEQAKAKPNMAGWFVGQVMKATGGKANPQAVNELVKQKLGIE, from the coding sequence ATGAACGAAGCGGTGCGCGACGTCGCCAAATCGAAGCTGATCGAGGGGGCAACCGGAGCCTGGGAAGTGGTGATCGGGATGGAGATCCATGCCCAGATCTCCTCGAACTCCAAGCTGTTCTCCGGCGCCTCGACCGAATTCGGCGGTGATCCGAACTCCCATGTCTCCCTCGTCGACGCGGCGATGCCCGGCATGCTGCCGGTGATCAACGCGTTCTGCGTCGAGCAGGCCGTGCGCACGGGGCTCGGCCTGAAGGCGGCCATCAACCTGAAGAGCGTCTTCGACCGCAAGAACTACTTCTATCCCGATCTGCCGCAGGGCTATCAGATCTCCCAGTACAAGCACCCGGTGGTGGGCGAGGGGACCGTCCTCGTCGATCTGCCCGACGGCGAGCAGATCACCGTCGGCATCGAGCGCATCCATATGGAGCAGGACGCGGGCAAGAGCCTGCACGACCAGCACCCCTCGAAGTCCTACGTGGACCTCAACCGCTCCGGCGTCGCGCTGATGGAGATCGTCTCCAGGCCCGACATCCGCTCCTCCGAGGAGGCGCGGGCCTTCGTCACCAAGCTGCGCTCCATCCTGCGCTATCTCGGCACCTGCGACGGCAACATGGAGGAGGGCAGCCTGCGCGCCGACGTCAACGTGTCGGTGAGAAAGCCCGGCGCGCCGTTGGGCACGCGCTGCGAGATCAAGAACGTCAACTCGATCCGCTTCATCGGTCAGGCGATCGAATACGAGGCGCGCCGCCAGATCGACATCCTCGAGGACGGCGGCCTGATCGACCAGGAGACCCGCCTGTTCGACCCGAAGAACGGCGAGACGCGCTCGATGCGCTCCAAGGAGGAGGCGCACGACTATCGCTACTTCCCCGATCCCGACCTGCTGCCGCTGGAGCTGACGCAGGCCTGGGTCGACGAGATCGCCGCCGGCCTGCCCGAGCTTCCCGACGACAAGAAGGCGCGGCTGATCGCCGATTTCGGCCTGACGCCCTATGACGCCGGCATCCTGGTCGCCGAGCGCGAGACGGCCGACTTCTTCGAGAAGGTGGCGGCCGGCCGCGACGCCAAGCTGGCCGCGAACTGGGTGATCAACGACCTGCTCGGCGGGCTCAACAAGGCTGGCAAGTCGATCGAGGAGAGCCCGGTCTCCGCCGATCAGCTCGGCGCGATCATCGACCTGATCGGCGAAAAGGTCATTTCCGGCAAGATCGCCAAGGACCTGTTCGAGATCGTCATGGCCGAGGGCGGCGACCCGCGCACCATCGTCGAGGAGCGCGGCATGAAGCAGGTCACCGACACCGGCGCCATCGAAAAGGCGGTGGACGAGGTGATCGCCGCCAACCCCGACAAGGCCGAGCAGGCCAAGGCCAAGCCCAACATGGCCGGTTGGTTTGTCGGTCAGGTCATGAAGGCGACCGGCGGCAAGGCCAATCCGCAGGCCGTCAACGAGTTGGTGAAGCAGAAGCTCGGGATCGAGTGA
- a CDS encoding SEL1-like repeat protein, whose translation MARFDMQSYEDSGLAQGAATGDILFRLGMMYATGRTVEPDLITAHKWFNIAAAKGYPGAALYRQEVAAEMSSAEVAEAQRAAREWLNLH comes from the coding sequence ATGGCCCGCTTCGATATGCAGAGCTACGAGGACTCCGGCCTGGCGCAGGGCGCGGCAACCGGGGATATCCTTTTCCGCCTTGGCATGATGTATGCGACCGGCCGCACGGTCGAACCGGATCTGATCACGGCCCACAAATGGTTCAACATCGCCGCGGCGAAAGGATATCCCGGCGCCGCGCTTTACCGGCAGGAAGTCGCCGCCGAGATGTCGTCGGCCGAGGTGGCGGAGGCCCAGCGCGCCGCGCGGGAATGGCTGAACCTGCACTGA
- a CDS encoding COG4315 family predicted lipoprotein: MRRTMRLATAFLVSAGLTTPALAGDAPPAVTTNDTAIGKVLADKQGMTLYMFDEDPRGGSSCFGKCAENWPPLKASGNAGPIGDFTIITRQDGIAQWAYKGKPLYLWVRDKAPGETSGDGVRGWQAARP, translated from the coding sequence ATGCGCAGAACCATGCGGCTTGCGACAGCATTCCTGGTGTCCGCAGGGCTGACCACCCCGGCCCTGGCAGGCGACGCGCCGCCGGCGGTGACGACGAACGACACCGCGATCGGCAAGGTGCTCGCCGACAAGCAGGGCATGACGCTCTATATGTTCGACGAGGACCCGCGCGGCGGATCGTCGTGTTTCGGCAAATGCGCCGAGAACTGGCCGCCCCTGAAGGCATCGGGGAACGCCGGCCCGATCGGCGATTTCACCATCATCACGCGGCAGGACGGGATCGCGCAGTGGGCCTACAAGGGCAAACCGCTGTATCTTTGGGTGCGCGACAAGGCGCCCGGCGAGACCAGTGGGGACGGCGTTCGTGGCTGGCAGGCGGCGCGCCCCTGA
- a CDS encoding adenylate/guanylate cyclase domain-containing protein, protein MTPRLTLGTIRLWTGLILFAFVLSHLLNHAFGIVSVRAQNQAVDVLLWPWTNTVGLVVLSSAALIHIGVNLYTLWRRRTLRLKAWEAAQYISGLLVPVLMLDHVMVNRVLTEFYQANTDYYVVQGNFWLANPWTGVKQAVALLVAWTHGAIGIWHWLKVKRWFPRVEAILLSLAVLVPALALAGFVAGSREILREAAGDADYLTFLLDDANWTPENLAIARGFYYDGMAIYGALLAAIVVAWMLRRTKTNLTAARVVYGDGRTMALLPGATLLETLRANGIPHPSVCGGRGRCTTCRVLVRGGADALPPPQTTEASALKRIDAEDHVRLACQIRPSTPLSVAPLLSPNATALDGYRPGHLLGHEQVVTAVFVDLRGSTGLGEARLPFDTLFILNQFFAEMVEALRDSGGHYSNFTGDGLMALYGLSGTVEQGCRQALRGAGEMIARLERLNETLKDDLKVPLRIGIGIHTGEAIVGEMGPPDARTVSAIGDTVNTAARLEGLSKDLGKPIVLSEETVRLGTIALPNADAQACAIRGRQQPITVYAIDAVPPDL, encoded by the coding sequence GTGACGCCGAGGCTCACCCTGGGAACGATACGGCTCTGGACGGGCCTGATCCTGTTCGCCTTCGTCCTGAGCCACCTGCTCAATCACGCCTTCGGCATCGTTTCGGTGCGGGCCCAGAACCAGGCGGTGGACGTCCTCCTGTGGCCATGGACGAACACGGTCGGTCTGGTGGTGCTGTCCAGCGCCGCGCTGATCCACATCGGCGTGAACCTGTACACGCTCTGGCGGCGGCGCACGCTGCGCCTGAAGGCGTGGGAAGCGGCGCAGTACATCAGCGGCCTGCTGGTGCCGGTCCTGATGCTCGACCACGTGATGGTGAACCGGGTCCTCACCGAGTTCTATCAGGCCAACACCGACTACTACGTCGTCCAGGGCAATTTCTGGCTCGCCAACCCCTGGACCGGCGTGAAGCAGGCCGTGGCCCTTCTCGTCGCCTGGACGCACGGGGCAATCGGCATCTGGCACTGGCTCAAGGTGAAGCGCTGGTTCCCGCGCGTCGAGGCGATCCTGCTTTCGCTAGCCGTGCTGGTCCCTGCCCTCGCGCTCGCCGGTTTCGTCGCCGGCAGCCGCGAGATCCTGCGCGAGGCGGCCGGCGACGCGGACTACCTGACCTTCCTGCTCGATGATGCGAACTGGACGCCGGAGAACCTCGCCATCGCGCGCGGGTTCTACTACGACGGCATGGCGATCTACGGCGCGTTGCTGGCGGCCATCGTCGTCGCCTGGATGCTCCGGCGCACCAAGACCAATCTCACCGCCGCGCGCGTCGTCTACGGCGACGGCCGGACGATGGCGCTGCTGCCCGGCGCCACGCTCCTGGAGACGCTGCGCGCCAATGGCATTCCGCACCCGTCGGTCTGCGGCGGGCGCGGGCGCTGCACCACCTGCCGCGTGCTGGTGCGCGGCGGCGCCGATGCCTTGCCGCCACCGCAAACGACCGAGGCCAGCGCGCTCAAACGGATCGACGCCGAGGATCACGTCCGCCTCGCCTGCCAGATCCGGCCGTCGACGCCGCTGTCGGTCGCCCCGTTGCTGTCGCCGAACGCCACCGCCCTCGATGGCTATCGGCCGGGGCATCTGCTCGGCCACGAACAGGTCGTCACCGCCGTGTTCGTCGACCTGCGCGGCTCGACGGGCCTGGGCGAGGCGCGGCTGCCGTTCGACACCCTGTTCATTCTCAACCAGTTCTTCGCCGAAATGGTCGAGGCGCTGCGCGACAGCGGCGGGCACTACTCGAACTTCACCGGCGACGGCCTGATGGCCCTCTACGGGTTGTCGGGAACGGTCGAGCAAGGCTGCCGCCAGGCGTTGCGCGGCGCCGGCGAAATGATCGCGCGGCTGGAGCGCCTGAACGAGACGCTGAAAGACGATCTCAAGGTGCCGCTCAGGATCGGCATCGGCATCCATACCGGCGAAGCGATCGTCGGCGAGATGGGGCCTCCCGACGCGCGGACGGTGTCCGCCATCGGCGATACCGTCAATACGGCGGCCCGGCTCGAAGGCCTGTCGAAGGACCTCGGCAAGCCGATCGTCCTGTCCGAGGAAACGGTGCGGCTCGGCACCATCGCCCTGCCGAATGCGGACGCCCAGGCGTGCGCCATTCGCGGCCGGCAACAGCCGATCACCGTCTACGCGATCGACGCTGTGCCGCCCGACTTGTGA